Genomic segment of bacterium:
CCTCATCGAAGGACACTACAAACTGCCGTTTCTCTCCTGGGTGCCGCATCCGGTCGCGCATGTCTATATGAAATTGGCGGGGAAAAACGCCAAATACGATGTCCGCCTGCTGTCCTATCGCAATCTGAAGAAAATGGTCCGCAACTTCGGCGTGATCGATTACACCATCGACGTGATCAAGGACGCCGACCGTTACGCCGATCGCAGCCGCGGCCGGCTTCGCCGCTTCGTCGCCCGCTGGCCGATGGGGCTTTTGCGGGCGCTGCGGCCGGTGATCCCGGTCCATGTCTGGGTGTTGGTCAAACCGAATGAACGCTGCGGATTGCAGGCAGGGCAGTTCGTCTGCCGCCGCTGCTGGGAGAGGGTCTGATGCCGCTGACGCCCGAAAGCCGGGTCATCCTGTGGATTATGGTGGTCGTCGTCGGCCTCTGTGTTGGCAGTTTCGCCAACGTGCTCATCTGGCGTCTCCCGCGCCGGCAGTCGATCATCCGCCCACGCTCCCGCTGTCCGCAATGCGGCAACAGTCTCCAGTGGTACCACAACATTCCGGTGCTCTCGTGGCTGGTCCTGCGCGGCAATTGCGCCTTCTGCCGCGCCCGGATCGGCTGGATCTATCCGACGGTGGAGTTGCTCACCGCCGCCCTGTTCGCCGCGTTCTATGCCCGCTACGGGGTGTCGTGGACGACGCTCGGCTTCTGGTACCTGGCGCTGACGCTGGTGGCGGTCTTTTTCATCGATCTGGAACACCAGATCATTCCCAACGCGCTGACCTACCCGGGCATCGCGATCGGCCTGGCCACCGCGGCGCTCTCCACGCATCTGCCCTGGCCAGAGTCCCTGCTCGGGGCGGCGGTCGGCGCCGGTGCCTTCATCGGCGTCGCCGTGATCGGACGTTTCCTCTTCCGCAAGGAGAGCATGGGCGGGGGAGATGTGAAACTGGCGGCGATGCTGGGGGCGTTTCTCGGTGTGGGGCGGATCCTGCTGGTCTTTGTGCTCTCCGCCGCGATCGGCCTGGTCATCTCACTGATCGCGATGGCCGTCTCCGAGAGACTCCGCCGCGAACGGGTGATCCCGTTCGGCCCGTTCATCGCCCTGGCAACGCTGGTGGCCGCCTTCTTCGGGGATCAAATCGTTGGGTTCTACGTCCGGCATTTCCTGCCATAGGCCGACCCGGCCGCCTCTGACAAGGCAGAGCTCCCGCTGTGCGCGCAAAACTATCCCTTGCCGCCATCGCGATCCGATGACGCGCTTCCCCCAGTCTGATGTGACGTCGCGGGGTGGTCCCCCCCCGAGGGTCAGTTGGTACCGCAGTCCGGCTCAGCGACCGTAGCCGTTTCCGTTCCCGTTGTGGTCGCCGCGCTTGTGACGATTGTGGCAGGACTTGCACCGCTTGGGACGGTGTGCATACCCCTGCTCGATGAAGTACTCCTGGGCCGAGACGGGAAAGACGAACTCCTCGCCGCAGTCCACACAGACCAGATACAGCGGCTCCAGCGGCTGCATCATGCTGCTTTCCCCCTTCATACTGCAACCTCCCCCTTACAGTAGGACAACACATGCACAGCCCCCGCCGTGTGCGGGAAATGGCCATGCCCGACCATCCGTGGCCGACGCTCCGCCGCCCTGCCGGCGGTACGCCCTGAGATTCGACGACTTACGACTACGATCCGAAAGACCTTAAGGCGGACGGGCCGCCCCAACTCTCGAAGTCTGCCCCCCTCGTCGCCTCTGCGATGCGAGGTTTCAGCCCCTTAGGTGATGGACAGCCCACAGTCTGTCAAGGGCAAACTTGGTCCGCGCTTGAAATGTGCAAGGGATGCCCGGTTTCACGACCGGTTTGTCCGTGACGCCGCCGAATGTGGATAACATTCGGCGGCGAAACGGTAAGGTGTTTGTGCCTAAGACGTTATCGCCCGCCTAATGACGGCCGTTTTCGATCTCGTAGCGCTTCAGTTTCTCAAAGAGCGTGGTGTAATCAATCTTCAGGATCTCGGCGGTCTTGCGCTTGTTGCCGCGGGTCTCGTTGAGTACCCGGATGATGGCGGCACGTTCGGCCACCATCTGCGCATGCTGTCCGATCTCCTTTAAGCCCGCGCCTTCGCGCAGTCGGATCTCGTCGTCGGTGCGCACACGGATTGCCAGGTGCTGGGGATTGATATAACGTCCTTCGCAGAGAATCACCGCGCGCTCAACGGTGTTCTCCAGTTCGCGCACATTGCCCGGCCAGTGGTAACGGTCCATCAACTTCAGCGCTTCCTGTGAGAACTTCTTGACCGGCTTGCTCATCTCATTGCAGTACTTCTGCACGAAGTACTCGGCCAGACGCGCCACATCCTCGCGCCGCTCGCGCAGCGGCGGCACATGGATGGGGAAGACCGACAGACGGTAATACAGGTCTTCACGGAAACGCTTTTCGGCGATGGCCTCCTTCAAGTCGACGTTGGTGGCGGCGATTACGCGCACATTGACCGAAATCTGCTTGGTCCCGCCCAGGCGCTCGAAGGTCTTCTCCTGCAGGAAGCGCAGCAACTTCGCCTGCAGGGCCATGTCGAGGTCGCCGATCTCGTCCAGGAAGACCGTCCCCCCGTCGGCGATTTCGAACTTGCCCAACTTCAACCGGTGCGAGGAGGTAAACGCCCCCTGCTCCGAACCGAAGAGCTCGTTTTCCAGAAGCTCGCGCGGGATCGCCGCGCAGTTGATCGTGATGTAGGGTTTCTCGCGACGGCTGGAGAGCGAATGCACGCCGGCGGCGAACAGCTCCTTGCCGGTGCCGCTCTCGCCGAGGAAGAGGACGGTGGTGTCCGAGCCGGCCACCTTCTTCACCAACTTTTCCACTTCCAGCATCGCCGGCGAGGCGCCGATGATCCGGTTGTAGCCGATCTTGTCGGCCAGCTCCTGGCGCAGAAGCGAGTTTTCCGCCAACAGCCGCCGGTTCTCCAGCGCGCGGTCGATCAGCACATTGAGGTGATCGGGATCGAACGGTTTTGTCAGAAAATCATAGGCGCCCTTGCGCATCGCCTCGACCGCGGTCTCGACCGTGCCGTAGGCGGTCATCACGATCACCTGGGTCTCCGGATCGTTCTCCTTGACCGCTTCCAGCACCTGCAGGCCGTCCAGCTCGGGCAGCCGCAGATCGGTGAGCACCAGGTCAAAACGGCTCTCCTTGGCCTTCTCAATCGCCGAATTGCCGTTACGGGCCACTTCCACTTCATGCCCCTTGGCCGCCAACGCATCGGCCAGCATGCGGCGCAGTGAATCTTTGTCCTCCACCACCAGAATCGATGACATGCAATTCCCCCTGAGGTCGCTTCGGTTGACACGATTTATATCGGACAAATCCGATACTCCCTTACCCCGGAATGGCGAAATTCCCATACTTTCCGGTTCCGAACAGCCCGGCGCCCTGGATGTCTTTGACCGGCGCAACTTCCGGTTGTATACTCCGCTGCGCAACGCGACCTATTGGCGCCGTTGGAGATAGGCAGACCAGGCAGGGGAGGGACGATGAAGGTCAGAACTTACAGCAAGGACGGTGTCGAAGTGCTGGAGCCCAAGGGCAAGTTCCTCGGCGGCACCGATACCGGCGAACTGGACGAAAAGCTCTACGCGCTGCTCGGCAAAGGGGTCAAGGCGGTGGTGATCGACCTGGGTTCCACCGACTGGATGAACTCCTCGGGTATCGCGATTCTCATCCACCACTACAAGAAGTTCCGCGATCAGGGCGGCCAGCTGAAACTTGCCAATCTGACCAAGAACATCGAAAAGATCCTCGTGATTGCCAAGCTGACCTCGGTCTTCGAGACCTACGACTCCCTCGACGAGGCCGTGGCCAGCTTCAAGAAATAGGTCTCAAGGGTCCGGGCGGACCTGTTCCTTCGGAAAGGCCAATGCCATGGGTGATCTGGCTGGAAAACGCGTCATCATCACCGGCGCCTCCAAGGGCATCGGACGCGCCATCGCCGAACGGTTGGCCGTCGAGCAGTGCGCGCTGGCGCTGATGGCCCGCAGCGGCGACTTGTTGGTCCAACGCGCCGCCGCCTGCGAAAGGAAGGGCGCGAAAGCGCGCGCCTTTGTCTGCGATGTCGGCGATGCCGGGCAGGTCGCCGGCCAGTTCCAGGCGGCGATCGACTGGCTGGGCGGAGTCGATTGCCTGGTCAACAACGCCGGGCTCGGCTACTTCGCGCGCTTCGATGAACTGGCGCTGTCCCACTTCGATGAGATGCTGTCCACCAATCTGCGCGGGC
This window contains:
- a CDS encoding STAS domain-containing protein, encoding MKVRTYSKDGVEVLEPKGKFLGGTDTGELDEKLYALLGKGVKAVVIDLGSTDWMNSSGIAILIHHYKKFRDQGGQLKLANLTKNIEKILVIAKLTSVFETYDSLDEAVASFKK
- a CDS encoding sigma-54 dependent transcriptional regulator, whose protein sequence is MSSILVVEDKDSLRRMLADALAAKGHEVEVARNGNSAIEKAKESRFDLVLTDLRLPELDGLQVLEAVKENDPETQVIVMTAYGTVETAVEAMRKGAYDFLTKPFDPDHLNVLIDRALENRRLLAENSLLRQELADKIGYNRIIGASPAMLEVEKLVKKVAGSDTTVLFLGESGTGKELFAAGVHSLSSRREKPYITINCAAIPRELLENELFGSEQGAFTSSHRLKLGKFEIADGGTVFLDEIGDLDMALQAKLLRFLQEKTFERLGGTKQISVNVRVIAATNVDLKEAIAEKRFREDLYYRLSVFPIHVPPLRERREDVARLAEYFVQKYCNEMSKPVKKFSQEALKLMDRYHWPGNVRELENTVERAVILCEGRYINPQHLAIRVRTDDEIRLREGAGLKEIGQHAQMVAERAAIIRVLNETRGNKRKTAEILKIDYTTLFEKLKRYEIENGRH
- a CDS encoding prepilin peptidase, with translation MPLTPESRVILWIMVVVVGLCVGSFANVLIWRLPRRQSIIRPRSRCPQCGNSLQWYHNIPVLSWLVLRGNCAFCRARIGWIYPTVELLTAALFAAFYARYGVSWTTLGFWYLALTLVAVFFIDLEHQIIPNALTYPGIAIGLATAALSTHLPWPESLLGAAVGAGAFIGVAVIGRFLFRKESMGGGDVKLAAMLGAFLGVGRILLVFVLSAAIGLVISLIAMAVSERLRRERVIPFGPFIALATLVAAFFGDQIVGFYVRHFLP
- a CDS encoding zinc-ribbon domain containing protein codes for the protein MMQPLEPLYLVCVDCGEEFVFPVSAQEYFIEQGYAHRPKRCKSCHNRHKRGDHNGNGNGYGR